A single Lactuca sativa cultivar Salinas chromosome 8, Lsat_Salinas_v11, whole genome shotgun sequence DNA region contains:
- the LOC111893167 gene encoding isoamylase 1, chloroplastic, producing the protein MDASVMEKLLRCASYSPLHTPKLTSIHNFELRNPNIHMKWRTRKNNNALVVNASDGGGGGGEVDTAVVEKDKPKVLPPRFQVLQGSPMPFGATAQEDGVNFAIYSRNATSATLCLMTPSDLPEKRVTEQIPLDQLTNKTGDVWHVFLKGDFTDMLYGYKFSGDFCPEEGHYYDSSRILLDPYAKAVLSREEFGVLGADDDCWSQMACTIPSNHEFDWEGDLPLSFAQRDLVIYEMHVRGFTRHESSKTESPGTYLGVVEKLDHLKELGVNCIELMPCHEFNELEYFSYNPVLGDYRLNYWGYSTINYFSPMLRYASAGGRNGGLDAINEFKQLIKEAHKRGIEVLMDVVFNHTAEGNENGPILSFRGVDNSVFYMLAPKGEFYNYSGCGNTFNCNHPIVRQFIVDSLRYWVTEMHVDGFRFDLASIMTRGSSLFDAVNVYGNQVEDDLLTTGSPLTNPPLIDMISNDPILRGVKLIAEAWDCGGLYQVGVFPHWGIWSEWNGKYRDTVRQFIKGTDGFSGAFAECLCGSPNLYQEGGRKPWNSINFICAHDGFTLADLVMYNDKHNLANGEDNKDGESHNNSWNCGQEGEFVSISVKRLRKRQMRNFFLCLMVSQGVPMIHMGDEYGHTKGGNNNTYCHDNYMNYFQWDKKEESSSDFFRFCRLVTNFRHECEALGLNDFPTAERLQWHGHAPETPDWSETSRFVAFTMKDLVKGELYIAFNTSHLAVTITLPERPGCRWQPLVDTSKTAPFDFLSDDVPEREREVAMKQYAQFLDGNLYPMLSYSSIILLLTPDVSGLI; encoded by the exons ATGGATGCATCTGTAATGGAAAAGCTACTTCGATGTGCTTCGTACTCTCCTCTCCACACTCCCAAACTCACGTCTATTCACAATTTTGAATTAAGAAATCCCAACATACATATGAAATGGCGTACTCGGAAGAATAACAATGCTTTAGTGGTAAATGCAAGCGAtgggggaggaggaggaggagaagtGGATACGGCGGTGGTAGAAAAGGACAAGCCGAAAGTACTGCCGCCGAGGTTTCAGGTTTTACAGGGTTCTCCGATGCCGTTCGGTGCCACAGCTCAGGAAGATGGAGTCAATTTCGCGATATATTCGCGCAATGCCACATCTGCGACTCTATGCTTAATGACTCCCTCCGATTTGCCTGAG AAAAGAGTTACTGAGCAGATACCTCTAGATCAACTTACCAATAAGACCGGAGATGTCTGGCATGTGTTTTTGAAAGGAGATTTTACAGACATGCTTTATGGATACAAATTTTCTGGAGACTTTTGTCCTGAGGAAGGGCATTACTATGATTCTTCACGGATCTTATTAGATCCTTATGCTAAA GCTGTTTTAAGCAGGGAGGAGTTTGGTGTTTTGGGAGCTGATGATGATTGCTGGAGCCAAATGGCCTGCACAATCCCTTCTAATCATGAG tttgactggGAAGGAGATCTGCCCCTGTCATTTGCACAAAGAGATCTGGTGATTTATGAAATGCATGTTCGTGGATTTACAAGGCATGAGTCCAGTAAGACAGAGTCTCCTGGTACTTACCTTGGTGTAGTGGAAAAACTTGATCATTTAAAG GAACTTGGTGTGAACTGCATAGAGTTAATGCCATGCCATGAGTTCAATGAGCTGGAGTACTTCAGCTACAATCCTGTCTTGGGTGACTACAG GTTAAATTATTGGGGGTATTCAACTATCAATTACTTCTCACCTATGTTGAGATATGCATCTGCTGGTGGTCGTAATGGTGGCCTTGATGCAATAAATGAGTTCAAACAACTTATTAAAGAGGCACACAAACGTGGAATCGAG GTGCTCATGGATGTGGTTTTCAATCACACTGCTGAAGGGAATGAAAATGGTCCCATTTTGTCTTTTCGAGGTGTTGATAACAGTGTCTTTTATATGCTTGCACCTAAG GGAGAGTTCTACAACTATTCAGGATGTGGAAACACATTCAACTGCAACCATCCTATTGTGCGCCAATTTATAGTAGATTCCTTGAG ATATTGGGTAACAGAGATGCATGTAGATGGATTTCGATTTGATCTTGCCTCTATCATGACAAGAGGCAGCAG TCTTTTTGATGCAGTAAATGTATATGGAAATCAAGTAGAAGATGATTTACTGACAACCGGCTCACCTCTCACCAACCCACCATTAATTGACATGATTAGCAATGACCCAATACTTCGAGGAGTGAAG CTTATCGCTGAAGCATGGGACTGTGGAGGCCTTTACCAAGTCGGCGTGTTTCCTCACTGGGGTATTTGGTCAGAATGGAATGGAAAG TATCGCGATACAGTAAGGCAGTTCATCAAGGGTACAGATGGATTTTCTGGTGCTTTTGCTGAATGCCTTTGTGGGAGCCCTAATCTATACCAG GAAGGTGGTAGAAAACCATGGAACAGTATAAACTTCATATGTGCACATGATGGCTTTACACTGGCTGACTTAGTTATGTACAATGACAAACATAACCTTGCAAATGGTGAAGACAACAAAGATGGAGAAAGTCACAATAACAGCTGGAATTGCGGACAG GAGGGGGAGTTTGTAAGCATATCAGTGAAGAGATTGAGGAAACGACAGATGAGAAATTTCTTCCTTTGTCTAATGGTTTCACAG GGTGTACCGATGATACATATGGGGGATGAATATGGTCACACAAAAGGGGGAAACAACAACACGTATTGCCATGATAACTAT ATGAACTACTTCCAGTGGGATAAGAAAGAAGAGTCATCATCAGATTTTTTCAGATTTTGCCGTCTAGTCACCAACTTCCGCCA TGAATGTGAGGCGCTTGGCTTAAATGATTTTCCTACAGCTGAAAGGCTACAGTGGCATGGACATGCCCCTGAAACACCAGATTGGTCTGAAACAAGTAGATTTGTGGCTTTCACCATG AAGGATTTGGTGAAAGGAGAGCTATATATCGCCTTCAACACTAGTCATTTAGCGGTTACAATAACATTGCCTGAAAGACCAGGGTGCAGGTGGCAACCATTGGTGGACACCAGCAAGACTGCACCATTTGATTTTCTAAGTGATGATGTTccagaaagagaaagagaggtgGCCATGAAACAATATGCACAGTTTCTTGATGGGAATTTGTATCCTATGCTTAGCTATTCCTCTATAATCTTATTACTCACTCCTGATGTAAGTGGTTTAATCTGA